From the Phyllopteryx taeniolatus isolate TA_2022b chromosome 20, UOR_Ptae_1.2, whole genome shotgun sequence genome, one window contains:
- the nktr gene encoding NK-tumor recognition protein isoform X4: MGVKDRPQCYFDVELNREPVGRIVFQLFSDICPKTSKNFLCLCTGEKGTGKVTGKKLCYKGSTFHRVVKNFMIQGGDFTEGNGRGGESIYGGYFEDENLTLKHDRAFLLSMANRGKDTNGSQFFISTTKMAPHLDGVHVVFGLVISGFEVIKKIEGLKTDSASRPYADVRVVDCGQLITKSANDILEGKRIRASHSTDSSPPSSFSGESESESEKSIYHKRKRHEKNKRSKKRRRVSNGEKNVHLESSKQSSSSHEPVEEEMGDTDHGGKREKLVVRPEEIPPVPENRFLLRQDTPAQENKAEIVEKQESTLEAEQKPAVSKSGRKIRGRGTIRYHTPTRSKSRSVSVGERGSSETPPHWKEEMMRTKAYQPPSIERWSKGERWDDRSDSRSSEHSSGRSSARSSLPRPPKKDKKRAKHKKKAKKRKPGKKSSSKSKPQESFASEGERSPSSRRSNVRTSLSPSRSSSSQRYTRRRSSVSRSYSRSRLSSRSRSRVRSYSRSRSYSRSRSPSHSRSCSQARSRSRSYSRSRSRHRLRSFTPSRKRSSSRSPRKQKSSKSKTDITIHTPGKQSDSKVTPASRLTAVPATESVPVIPLSDSPPPCLSPNVSWDRLQLTHDPIEKGWMRYHTPTRSKSRSVSMGERGSSETPPHWKEEMMRTKAYQPPSIERWSKGERWDDRSDSAWSRSSEHSSGRSSARSSLPQPPKKDKKRAKHKKKAKKRKPGKKSSSKSKPQESFASEGERSPSSRRSNVRTSLSPSRSRRRSSVSRSYSRSRLSSRSRSRVRSYSRSRSYSRSRSPSHSRSCSRARSRSRSYSRSRSRHRSRSFTPSRKRSSSRSPRKQKSSKSKTDITIHTPGKQSDSKVTPASRLTAVPATESVPVIPLSDSPPPSRWKPGQKPWKPSYIHTQDSKAQVSSVNITIGQAVLEQAPSSVVEKCLPGDSERDKCVTRRSPSRSSRSKSYSRSRSRSASKSSSRSRHSSGSDSVHSAHEKKKSLDKDWKKYYRSLKRIKNIDKYISVATAQGVLSEKKAGVEPSPDKAISKGSKERCGFQDGETKNYSSMQVDSFNNLSGWDSDSDKVSQSNSDSLSKHQKPSGSMLDKSSGLTGWNSDSDPENITTRALPLSEKEEGEASSESEQETYKMASNTVEAPVAAVSGPPQVNPGKAAEPEKHKTKRKSKRKHKHKSRGEGKSCSRHSKDKSKRSKKKRQKLKETFHWQPPLEYGEEDDEDDSKREKRSPTPADVRSYKDQNLTSSSKNYNREEYKAPLRVKEYNYKNAKLSEPHHQSSTRNSSNTSNIKEQNSMDDMDICTPEHDTETTVEPGVAQNSLNNTPEKTLKTTSHLPGKANKDAHPQLKSLEQSSLTTTDTDKPTSTVINFKWRPLKGLPSLQNVNTAQLMTKNVHVQQSQKSNAQGVRMEIKSKSRVRPGSLFDEVRKTVRLNQRPRNQESSGEESSPSAGVTRDNSPRKSHSATRRSRSASSQRSRARGWSHSYSRSMSRSRSSSYSSRGRSRSRQRHGRGWSRSSTYRSYRSHSRTYSRSHSRSRSYNHHRRSRLFPRRSASSDSYSSWSRSVSRRRGRRRSDSYQSSDRRSRSSRSSSRSSSRRWSRSRSSRYS; the protein is encoded by the exons ATGGGGGTGAAAGACCGCCCTCAGTGTTACTTTGATGTGGAGCTAAATCGGGAGCCAG TTGGGAGAATTGTCTTTCAGCTTTTTTCCGACATTTGTCCTAAGACCAGCAAAAACTTTCTCTGTTTGTGCACTG GTGAAAAGGGAACCGGCAAAGTAACAGGGAAAAAGCTGTGCTACAAAGGCTCCACATTTCACCGAGTTGTAAAGAACTTTATGATCCAGGGTGGCGACTTCACTGAAG GAAACGGAAGAGGAGGCGAGTCTATATATGGTGGCTACTTTGAAG ATGAGAATCTCACTCTCAAACACGACCGTGCCTTCCTGCTGTCCATGGCCAATCGCGGAAAAGACACCAATGGTTCACAGTTCTTCAT CAGCACAACCAAAATGGCGCCTCATCTTGACGG AGTCCACGTCGTCTTCGGCCTCGTCATCTCCGGCTTTGAGGTGATAAAGAAGATCGAGGGGCTGAAGACGGATTCGGCGAGCCGGCCATACGCCGATGTCAGAGTCGTGGACTGTGGACAGCTGATCACCAAGTCGgctaatgaca ttctgGAAGGCAAAAGGATAAGGGCGTCCCATTCCACTGACTCTTCACCACCAAGCTCCTTTTCCGGGGAGTCTGAGAGCGAGTCTGAAAAGTCCATATATCACAAGCGCAAGAGACACGAAAAGAATAAACGGTCCAAAAAGCGGAGGAGGGTGTCCAATGGAGAGAAAAATGTTCACCTTGAATCTTCCAAACAAAG TTCAAGCTCCCATGAGCCTGTCGAAGAAGAAATGGGAGACACTGACCACGGCGGTAAGAGGGAAAAGCTCGTCGTCCGACCGGAGGAGATCCCGCCTGTGCCCGAGAACCGTTTCCTGCTGCGACAGGACACACCAGCCCAGGAGAACAAAGCGGAGAT AGTTGAGAAGCAAGAATCCACACTTGAAGCTGAGCAGAAACCAGCAGTCTCAAAGTCTGGACGGAAGATCAGAGGCAGAGGAACAATT AGGTATCACACACCCACCAGGTCTAAATCTCGATCTGTGTCGGTGGGTGAACGTGGCAGCAGTGAAACTCCGCCCCACTGGAAAGAGGAGATGATGCGGACTAAAGCATATCAGCCTCCGAGTATTGAGCGATGGAGCAAAGGAGAGCG ATGGGATGACAGAAGTGACTCTAGGTCCTCTGAGCACTCGTCAGGCCGGAGCTCGGCAAGGTCCAGCCTGCCACGGCCACCTaagaaagacaagaaaagaGCCAAACACAAGAAAAAGGCCAAAAAACGTAAGCCTGGGAAGAAGAGCAGCTCCAAAAGCAAACCTCAAGAATCTTTTGCATCAGAGGGGGAAAGATCGCCCTCTTCAAGAAGGTCCAATGTCAGAACATCTCTCTCTCCATCTCGGTCCTCTTCAAGTCAGCGTTACACGAGACGGCGTTCCTCTGTGTCCAGATCTTACTCCCGATCGCGCTTATCCAGTCGATCCAGATCAAGGGTGAGGTCTTATTCAAGATCCAGGTCTTATTCACGATCCAGAAGCCCATCTCACTCGAGAAGTTGCTCCCAAGCTCGATCAAGGTCCCGGTCCTATTCTCGATCTAGGTCCAGACACAGGTTGAGGTCGTTTACGCCAAGCAGAAAAAGGAGTTCATCCAGATCTCCAAGAAAGCAGAAATCTAGCAAGTCCAAAACAGACATAACAATCCATACACCTGGGAAGCAATCTGATAGCAAAGTCACACCGGCATCCAGACTCACAGCTGTCCCAGCCACAGAGAGTGTTCCTGTGATCCCACTCAGCGATAGCCCTccaccctgcctctcacccaacgtcagctgggataggctccagctcacccatgaccctatagaaaaaggatggatg AGGTATCACACACCCACCAGGTCTAAATCTAGATCTGTGTCGATGGGTGAACGTGGCAGCAGTGAAACTCCGCCCCACTGGAAAGAGGAGATGATGCGGACTAAAGCATATCAGCCTCCGAGTATTGAGCGATGGAGCAAAGGAGAGCG ATGGGATGACAGAAGTGACTCTGCGTGGTCTAGGTCCTCTGAGCACTCGTCAGGCCGGAGCTCGGCAAGGTCCAGCCTGCCACAGCCACCTaagaaagacaagaaaagaGCCAAACACAAGAAGAAGGCCAAAAAACGTAAGCCTGGGAAGAAGAGCAGCTCCAAAAGCAAACCTCAAGAATCTTTTGCATCAGAGGGGGAAAGATCGCCCTCTTCAAGAAGGTCCAATGTCAGAACATCTCTCTCTCCATCTCGGTCGAGACGGCGTTCCTCTGTGTCCAGATCTTACTCCCGATCGCGCTTATCCAGTCGATCCAGATCAAGGGTGAGGTCTTATTCAAGATCCAGGTCTTATTCACGATCCAGAAGCCCATCTCACTCGAGAAGTTGCTCCCGAGCTCGATCAAGGTCCCGGTCCTATTCTCGATCTAGGTCCAGACACAGGTCGAGGTCGTTTACGCCAAGCAGAAAAAGGAGTTCATCCAGATCTCCAAGAAAGCAGAAATCTAGCAAGTCCAAAACAGACATAACAATCCATACACCTGGGAAGCAATCTGATAGCAAAGTCACACCGGCATCCAGACTCACAGCTGTCCCAGCCACAGAGAGTGTTCCTGTGATCCCACTCAGCGATAGCCCTCCACCCTCCCGCTGGAAGCCCGGTCAGAAGCCTTGGAAGCCCTCCTACATCCATACTCAGGACAGCAAGGCCCAAGTATCTTCAGTGAACATTACCATAGGACAAGCAGTTTTGGAGCAGGCGCCAAGTTCAGTTGTGGAAAAATGTCTGCCTGGTGACTCAGAGAGAGACAAATGTGTTACACGGCGCTCGCCCAGCAGATCCTCTAGAAGCAAGTCCTACAGTCGCTCAAGAAGCAGGAGTGCCAGCAAGTCTAGCTCCAGATCCCGTCACAGTAGCGGATCAGACTCTGTGCATTCGGCACATGAGAAGAAGAAATCCCTCGACAAAGATTGGAAAAAGTATTACCGTTCTCTAAAGAGGATCAAGAATATAgacaagtacatttcagttgctACTGCTCAAGGTGTCCTGTCAGAGAAGAAAGCAGGTGTCGAGCCAAGTCCTGATAAAGCTATCTCAAAGGGAAGCAAAGAGCGATGTGGATTTCAGGATGGAGAGACAAAGAATTACAGTTCAATGCAGGTGGATAGCTTTAATAACCTGTCTGGATGGGACAGTGACAGCGATAAGGTGAGCCAAAGCAACAGTGATTCCCTGTCAAAGCACCAGAAACCATCTGGCAGCATGCTTGACAAGAGTTCTGGCCTTACCGGGTGGAATTCCGATAGTGATCCTGAAAACATTACCACCAGGGCACTGCCTTTATCAGAGAAAGAAGAAGGCGAGGCCAGTTCTGAATCGGAACAGGAAACCTACAAAATGGCCTCGAACACTGTGGAAGCTCCGGTTGCCGCTGTTTCCGGCCCGCCGCAGGTGAATCCGGGGAAGGCCGCTGAGCCAGAGAAGCACAAGACCAAGAGGAAGTCCAAACGGAAGCACAAACACAAGAGTAGGGGAGAGGGCAAAAGCTGTTCCCGTCACTCGAAGGACAAGAGTAAGAGATCCAAAAAGAAACGTCAGAAGCTGAAAGAGACTTTTCACTGGCAGCCGCCTTTAGAGTACGGCGAGGAGGACGACGAAGATGATTCCAAGAGGGAAAAACGTAGCCCAACGCCTGCAGATGTGAGGAGCTACAAAGACCAAAATCTAACCTCTTCGAGCAAGAATTATAATAGAGAGGAATACAAGGCTCCACTGAGGGTAAAAgaatataattataaaaatgcCAAACTATCTGAGCCTCATCATCAGTCCTCTACCAGGAACAGTAGTAACACATCCAATATCAAAGAACAGAACTCTATGGATGATATGGACATCTGTACTCCCGAACATGACACTGAAACCACAGTTGAACCTGGAGTGGCGCAGAATTCCTTGAATAACACCCCTGAAAAAACGCTAAAAACTACCTCCCATTTGCCCGGCAAGGCAAATAAAGATGCCCATCCACAGTTAAAAAGCCTAGAACAATCCTCTCTTACCACCACAGATACGGACAAGCCAACCAGCACTGTAATCAATTTCAAATGGAGGCCCTTGAAAGGATTGCCTTCGCTCCAGAATGTGAACAcagcacagctcatgaccaaaAATGTCCACGTTCAGCAGAGCCAGAAGTCCAATGCTCAGGGAGTGCGCATGGAGATCAAGAGCAAGAGCAGGGTCCGGCCGGGATCGCTTTTTGACGAGGTCCGCAAGACCGTGCGGCTCAACCAGAGGCCCAGGAACCAGGAGAGCTCTGGTGAGGAAAGCTCCCCGTCGGCAGGTGTAACCAGAGACAACTCCCCGAGGAAGTCACACTCTGCAACTCGGCGGTCTCGCTCAGCTTCCAGTCAACGGTCCCGTGCCAGAGGCTGGTCGCACTCCTACAGCAGGTCCATGAGTCGATCACGTAGCTCCAGCTACTCCTCCAG AGGTCGTAGCAGGAGTCGACAGAGACACGGCCGCGGGTGGTCCCGCAGCAGCACATACAGAAGCTACAGAAGCCACAG CCGAACATACAGCAGAAGTCACTCCAGAAGTCGCTCCTATAATCACCACAGGAGATCCAG GCTCTTTCCCCGCAGGTCCGCCTCCTCTGACAGCTATTCCAGTTGGAGTCGCAGTGTGAGCCGGAGGCGAGGGCGCCGCAGAAGCGACAGCTACCAGAGTTCAGACCGCAGATCTCG GTCCTCACGCTCGTCCAGTCGCAGTTCATCCAGACGTTGGAGTCGCAGTCGGAGCAGCCGCTACAGCTGA
- the nktr gene encoding NK-tumor recognition protein isoform X11 has product MGVKDRPQCYFDVELNREPVGRIVFQLFSDICPKTSKNFLCLCTGEKGTGKVTGKKLCYKGSTFHRVVKNFMIQGGDFTEGNGRGGESIYGGYFEDENLTLKHDRAFLLSMANRGKDTNGSQFFITTKMAPHLDGVHVVFGLVISGFEVIKKIEGLKTDSASRPYADVRVVDCGQLITKSANDILEGKRIRASHSTDSSPPSSFSGESESESEKSIYHKRKRHEKNKRSKKRRRVSNGEKNVHLESSKQSSSSHEPVEEEMGDTDHGGKREKLVVRPEEIPPVPENRFLLRQDTPAQENKAEIVEKQESTLEAEQKPAVSKSGRKIRGRGTIRYHTPTRSKSRSVSVGERGSSETPPHWKEEMMRTKAYQPPSIERWSKGERWDDRSDSRSSEHSSGRSSARSSLPRPPKKDKKRAKHKKKAKKRKPGKKSSSKSKPQESFASEGERSPSSRRSNVRTSLSPSRSSSSQRYTRRRSSVSRSYSRSRLSSRSRSRVRSYSRSRSYSRSRSPSHSRSCSQARSRSRSYSRSRSRHRLRSFTPSRKRSSSRSPRKQKSSKSKTDITIHTPGKQSDSKVTPASRLTAVPATESVPVIPLSDSPPPCLSPNVSWDRLQLTHDPIEKGWMRYHTPTRSKSRSVSMGERGSSETPPHWKEEMMRTKAYQPPSIERWSKGERWDDRSDSAWSRSSEHSSGRSSARSSLPQPPKKDKKRAKHKKKAKKRKPGKKSSSKSKPQESFASEGERSPSSRRSNVRTSLSPSRSRRRSSVSRSYSRSRLSSRSRSRVRSYSRSRSYSRSRSPSHSRSCSRARSRSRSYSRSRSRHRSRSFTPSRKRSSSRSPRKQKSSKSKTDITIHTPGKQSDSKVTPASRLTAVPATESVPVIPLSDSPPPSRWKPGQKPWKPSYIHTQDSKAQVSSVNITIGQAVLEQAPSSVVEKCLPGDSERDKCVTRRSPSRSSRSKSYSRSRSRSASKSSSRSRHSSGSDSVHSAHEKKKSLDKDWKKYYRSLKRIKNIDKYISVATAQGVLSEKKAGVEPSPDKAISKGSKERCGFQDGETKNYSSMQVDSFNNLSGWDSDSDKVSQSNSDSLSKHQKPSGSMLDKSSGLTGWNSDSDPENITTRALPLSEKEEGEASSESEQETYKMASNTVEAPVAAVSGPPQVNPGKAAEPEKHKTKRKSKRKHKHKSRGEGKSCSRHSKDKSKRSKKKRQKLKETFHWQPPLEYGEEDDEDDSKREKRSPTPADVRSYKDQNLTSSSKNYNREEYKAPLRVKEYNYKNAKLSEPHHQSSTRNSSNTSNIKEQNSMDDMDICTPEHDTETTVEPGVAQNSLNNTPEKTLKTTSHLPGKANKDAHPQLKSLEQSSLTTTDTDKPTSTVINFKWRPLKGLPSLQNVNTAQLMTKNVHVQQSQKSNAQGVRMEIKSKSRVRPGSLFDEVRKTVRLNQRPRNQESSGEESSPSAGVTRDNSPRKSHSATRRSRSASSQRSRARGWSHSYSRSMSRSRSSSYSSRGRSRSRQRHGRGWSRSSTYRSYRSHSRTYSRSHSRSRSYNHHRRSRSASSDSYSSWSRSVSRRRGRRRSDSYQSSDRRSRSSRSSSRSSSRRWSRSRSSRYS; this is encoded by the exons ATGGGGGTGAAAGACCGCCCTCAGTGTTACTTTGATGTGGAGCTAAATCGGGAGCCAG TTGGGAGAATTGTCTTTCAGCTTTTTTCCGACATTTGTCCTAAGACCAGCAAAAACTTTCTCTGTTTGTGCACTG GTGAAAAGGGAACCGGCAAAGTAACAGGGAAAAAGCTGTGCTACAAAGGCTCCACATTTCACCGAGTTGTAAAGAACTTTATGATCCAGGGTGGCGACTTCACTGAAG GAAACGGAAGAGGAGGCGAGTCTATATATGGTGGCTACTTTGAAG ATGAGAATCTCACTCTCAAACACGACCGTGCCTTCCTGCTGTCCATGGCCAATCGCGGAAAAGACACCAATGGTTCACAGTTCTTCAT CACAACCAAAATGGCGCCTCATCTTGACGG AGTCCACGTCGTCTTCGGCCTCGTCATCTCCGGCTTTGAGGTGATAAAGAAGATCGAGGGGCTGAAGACGGATTCGGCGAGCCGGCCATACGCCGATGTCAGAGTCGTGGACTGTGGACAGCTGATCACCAAGTCGgctaatgaca ttctgGAAGGCAAAAGGATAAGGGCGTCCCATTCCACTGACTCTTCACCACCAAGCTCCTTTTCCGGGGAGTCTGAGAGCGAGTCTGAAAAGTCCATATATCACAAGCGCAAGAGACACGAAAAGAATAAACGGTCCAAAAAGCGGAGGAGGGTGTCCAATGGAGAGAAAAATGTTCACCTTGAATCTTCCAAACAAAG TTCAAGCTCCCATGAGCCTGTCGAAGAAGAAATGGGAGACACTGACCACGGCGGTAAGAGGGAAAAGCTCGTCGTCCGACCGGAGGAGATCCCGCCTGTGCCCGAGAACCGTTTCCTGCTGCGACAGGACACACCAGCCCAGGAGAACAAAGCGGAGAT AGTTGAGAAGCAAGAATCCACACTTGAAGCTGAGCAGAAACCAGCAGTCTCAAAGTCTGGACGGAAGATCAGAGGCAGAGGAACAATT AGGTATCACACACCCACCAGGTCTAAATCTCGATCTGTGTCGGTGGGTGAACGTGGCAGCAGTGAAACTCCGCCCCACTGGAAAGAGGAGATGATGCGGACTAAAGCATATCAGCCTCCGAGTATTGAGCGATGGAGCAAAGGAGAGCG ATGGGATGACAGAAGTGACTCTAGGTCCTCTGAGCACTCGTCAGGCCGGAGCTCGGCAAGGTCCAGCCTGCCACGGCCACCTaagaaagacaagaaaagaGCCAAACACAAGAAAAAGGCCAAAAAACGTAAGCCTGGGAAGAAGAGCAGCTCCAAAAGCAAACCTCAAGAATCTTTTGCATCAGAGGGGGAAAGATCGCCCTCTTCAAGAAGGTCCAATGTCAGAACATCTCTCTCTCCATCTCGGTCCTCTTCAAGTCAGCGTTACACGAGACGGCGTTCCTCTGTGTCCAGATCTTACTCCCGATCGCGCTTATCCAGTCGATCCAGATCAAGGGTGAGGTCTTATTCAAGATCCAGGTCTTATTCACGATCCAGAAGCCCATCTCACTCGAGAAGTTGCTCCCAAGCTCGATCAAGGTCCCGGTCCTATTCTCGATCTAGGTCCAGACACAGGTTGAGGTCGTTTACGCCAAGCAGAAAAAGGAGTTCATCCAGATCTCCAAGAAAGCAGAAATCTAGCAAGTCCAAAACAGACATAACAATCCATACACCTGGGAAGCAATCTGATAGCAAAGTCACACCGGCATCCAGACTCACAGCTGTCCCAGCCACAGAGAGTGTTCCTGTGATCCCACTCAGCGATAGCCCTccaccctgcctctcacccaacgtcagctgggataggctccagctcacccatgaccctatagaaaaaggatggatg AGGTATCACACACCCACCAGGTCTAAATCTAGATCTGTGTCGATGGGTGAACGTGGCAGCAGTGAAACTCCGCCCCACTGGAAAGAGGAGATGATGCGGACTAAAGCATATCAGCCTCCGAGTATTGAGCGATGGAGCAAAGGAGAGCG ATGGGATGACAGAAGTGACTCTGCGTGGTCTAGGTCCTCTGAGCACTCGTCAGGCCGGAGCTCGGCAAGGTCCAGCCTGCCACAGCCACCTaagaaagacaagaaaagaGCCAAACACAAGAAGAAGGCCAAAAAACGTAAGCCTGGGAAGAAGAGCAGCTCCAAAAGCAAACCTCAAGAATCTTTTGCATCAGAGGGGGAAAGATCGCCCTCTTCAAGAAGGTCCAATGTCAGAACATCTCTCTCTCCATCTCGGTCGAGACGGCGTTCCTCTGTGTCCAGATCTTACTCCCGATCGCGCTTATCCAGTCGATCCAGATCAAGGGTGAGGTCTTATTCAAGATCCAGGTCTTATTCACGATCCAGAAGCCCATCTCACTCGAGAAGTTGCTCCCGAGCTCGATCAAGGTCCCGGTCCTATTCTCGATCTAGGTCCAGACACAGGTCGAGGTCGTTTACGCCAAGCAGAAAAAGGAGTTCATCCAGATCTCCAAGAAAGCAGAAATCTAGCAAGTCCAAAACAGACATAACAATCCATACACCTGGGAAGCAATCTGATAGCAAAGTCACACCGGCATCCAGACTCACAGCTGTCCCAGCCACAGAGAGTGTTCCTGTGATCCCACTCAGCGATAGCCCTCCACCCTCCCGCTGGAAGCCCGGTCAGAAGCCTTGGAAGCCCTCCTACATCCATACTCAGGACAGCAAGGCCCAAGTATCTTCAGTGAACATTACCATAGGACAAGCAGTTTTGGAGCAGGCGCCAAGTTCAGTTGTGGAAAAATGTCTGCCTGGTGACTCAGAGAGAGACAAATGTGTTACACGGCGCTCGCCCAGCAGATCCTCTAGAAGCAAGTCCTACAGTCGCTCAAGAAGCAGGAGTGCCAGCAAGTCTAGCTCCAGATCCCGTCACAGTAGCGGATCAGACTCTGTGCATTCGGCACATGAGAAGAAGAAATCCCTCGACAAAGATTGGAAAAAGTATTACCGTTCTCTAAAGAGGATCAAGAATATAgacaagtacatttcagttgctACTGCTCAAGGTGTCCTGTCAGAGAAGAAAGCAGGTGTCGAGCCAAGTCCTGATAAAGCTATCTCAAAGGGAAGCAAAGAGCGATGTGGATTTCAGGATGGAGAGACAAAGAATTACAGTTCAATGCAGGTGGATAGCTTTAATAACCTGTCTGGATGGGACAGTGACAGCGATAAGGTGAGCCAAAGCAACAGTGATTCCCTGTCAAAGCACCAGAAACCATCTGGCAGCATGCTTGACAAGAGTTCTGGCCTTACCGGGTGGAATTCCGATAGTGATCCTGAAAACATTACCACCAGGGCACTGCCTTTATCAGAGAAAGAAGAAGGCGAGGCCAGTTCTGAATCGGAACAGGAAACCTACAAAATGGCCTCGAACACTGTGGAAGCTCCGGTTGCCGCTGTTTCCGGCCCGCCGCAGGTGAATCCGGGGAAGGCCGCTGAGCCAGAGAAGCACAAGACCAAGAGGAAGTCCAAACGGAAGCACAAACACAAGAGTAGGGGAGAGGGCAAAAGCTGTTCCCGTCACTCGAAGGACAAGAGTAAGAGATCCAAAAAGAAACGTCAGAAGCTGAAAGAGACTTTTCACTGGCAGCCGCCTTTAGAGTACGGCGAGGAGGACGACGAAGATGATTCCAAGAGGGAAAAACGTAGCCCAACGCCTGCAGATGTGAGGAGCTACAAAGACCAAAATCTAACCTCTTCGAGCAAGAATTATAATAGAGAGGAATACAAGGCTCCACTGAGGGTAAAAgaatataattataaaaatgcCAAACTATCTGAGCCTCATCATCAGTCCTCTACCAGGAACAGTAGTAACACATCCAATATCAAAGAACAGAACTCTATGGATGATATGGACATCTGTACTCCCGAACATGACACTGAAACCACAGTTGAACCTGGAGTGGCGCAGAATTCCTTGAATAACACCCCTGAAAAAACGCTAAAAACTACCTCCCATTTGCCCGGCAAGGCAAATAAAGATGCCCATCCACAGTTAAAAAGCCTAGAACAATCCTCTCTTACCACCACAGATACGGACAAGCCAACCAGCACTGTAATCAATTTCAAATGGAGGCCCTTGAAAGGATTGCCTTCGCTCCAGAATGTGAACAcagcacagctcatgaccaaaAATGTCCACGTTCAGCAGAGCCAGAAGTCCAATGCTCAGGGAGTGCGCATGGAGATCAAGAGCAAGAGCAGGGTCCGGCCGGGATCGCTTTTTGACGAGGTCCGCAAGACCGTGCGGCTCAACCAGAGGCCCAGGAACCAGGAGAGCTCTGGTGAGGAAAGCTCCCCGTCGGCAGGTGTAACCAGAGACAACTCCCCGAGGAAGTCACACTCTGCAACTCGGCGGTCTCGCTCAGCTTCCAGTCAACGGTCCCGTGCCAGAGGCTGGTCGCACTCCTACAGCAGGTCCATGAGTCGATCACGTAGCTCCAGCTACTCCTCCAG AGGTCGTAGCAGGAGTCGACAGAGACACGGCCGCGGGTGGTCCCGCAGCAGCACATACAGAAGCTACAGAAGCCACAG CCGAACATACAGCAGAAGTCACTCCAGAAGTCGCTCCTATAATCACCACAGGAGATCCAG GTCCGCCTCCTCTGACAGCTATTCCAGTTGGAGTCGCAGTGTGAGCCGGAGGCGAGGGCGCCGCAGAAGCGACAGCTACCAGAGTTCAGACCGCAGATCTCG GTCCTCACGCTCGTCCAGTCGCAGTTCATCCAGACGTTGGAGTCGCAGTCGGAGCAGCCGCTACAGCTGA